The sequence GTTGCATGGCGGAAAGTTTGCGTATTCGTCATCGCTATCGCTGGATGACACAGcgtctgcaattttttttcgaCTAGTGCTATCTGGACGATCGGCAGTAGAAACCTTTTGCTTTAATCTTCTTTTTAGCCGGCgagtcaaatatttttgttttaggtaTTGTTCTTTTTTTCGATGATATAAAAGCTTTATGACGATAGGACATTTTTATTCGCTGTTAAACTTGTAAACTGGTTTTGCCATGTTTTTCACGGTAATTTAACTTAGGAAGACaacatagaaaaagaaaatatcctTATGAGAAATAGGAGAAAACTTCAAAAGAGTCTTTTAACTACATACGAAAATCATTTTCCTCTTTGAGTCGGCTATCATTAACCGTGAACATAATTGAGTAGTAAAGATTAATGCCCAAGATGATTACGTGTGAACAAATATTTGATCTTTATCGcataacaaaaaagtaatttataaaaaaaaattgggggaATAATAATCTAtcttaaatacatttttaaaaaaaatatttttgcaccatTTAAAAGCCCAGATCTTTTGCTACCTAAtcactgaaaaaaaatatttttttttaaaaaaaaaaacattttttcgtaTACTCAGTTGTACATTATCATGTTGAACATGTTGAACTTTTTATAGTATGTGAGCCTAAAACCTTCACCATTTAACCTTTTTGCGTTCCTAGTTTTAGAAACTTTGTTTAACAGCTTACCAAATAGTTATCTAAGCAcgatctataaaaaataaaaagtaaaattcattataaataatttaaataaatataacaacTGGGCTGTCGTGGGTgggaaaatgttgaaaatttacCTTGAAAATAAACTCGTTCCAACgacaatttcaatttttaaagtcAACCTgtagaaaactttttaaaaaaataaataagatagTGATAATTTTATTTGGAATAACAAATGTTTTGGATTAAGCAAAAGAGCAAAAATTACACGAAAAAAAAACCCACCACAAAAAGCCGGCCGATTAAATGTTTTGTAGAACCAAGCAAgtttccgtagtgtagtggttatcacgtgcgcctaacacgcgcaaggtccccggttcgagcccgggcggaaacaacttttctttctttttcgtttTACGGCAAAGTGATTATGCCACAAATGAAGACCAGATGTCAGAAacgactctgtggcgcaatggtagcgcgtctgactccagatcagaaggttgcgtgttcaattcacgtcagggTCATAAGTTTTGGATTTTTGTTGTGGATAATACTTAACGTTAAAATAATTACCACAAGTGTTGCAACGCCTTATCTCTGTTACCAGCGTTGGTAAATCTATGGGAATCTGGATTCGAGCTCAAAATTGGGAGTTCAGTTGAATGAGACCccagtttaaaaaaagtaaaaatgaacGTAGTCCGATGTGGTTGGGAGTATCAGCTTTTACAGGCACAGTGGGTTCACAATAAATACCAACAGGAACAACAAAagcgcccaacgtggggctcgaacccacgaccctgagattaagagtctcatgctctaccgactgagctagccgggctgacaACGTTGAACAAGAAACAGAAGGAaacaaaagtaagaaaaattacaaaaaaaatattaaatttacagAAATAAAGGAAAGGAGAAAAAAGTAAAGGAAATTAGAAAGTGATAACATTtagttatatttaaaaaattaaaagaaaaaaagggaaaattacaaaaaaaaaagaaatatttaattaaGTTTATAAAGAGATAAAAGGAAAAAAGgaaattaactaaaaaaaagaaatatttaattaaatttaaaatagattAAATGGTTAAGAGATGATAAAACTTTTAGAAATAAAGattgaaaatatgttttttgtgCGAGAAAGGCTTGGCTGTTTACAAtacgttttattttaaaagaatgtttatGTAAAATGAtcgataagaaaaaaattgtgtacGGTGGCCGAGACGTgccatataaaaaaacaaacaataataaacacaaaaaggatataaaaacataaacaaataaatataaaatccgaaaaaaattaaaggaaaaGAAGTAAACGTCATAGCGCAGGAGCGTTAAAGTACATTACAAATTAATACAAAGAGGGGCCCCCACAAAAAGCTGGGGACAAATTTGCGGGATAGAAAAGACAAGGCAATAAAACATTTCTTAGGTTTCAGACACCGTCTTTTAAAACAAATGATCTTTTACACGCATTTGCCTGTAAATCACCTGTTATTGAAGTTAGAACCTGACGAAATTGCTCTAGATGCGTCAAGTCGATGTAGTTGGATTCAGAATTTTAAGGTACATACTCGTGATTAGTTAAAAAACTGCGTATCAGCAAATTCTACGTATGAAACCGATTATCACAAAATACGTTATATTATAAATTACTTAAAAGACAATTTTATGATCTTTCAAACGAACATAAAAACGCATTGTTAAAAATGACTGCAAATCAAGATACTGGCTATTAAATATAAATTGATGACGTCAATGTTTAACTAggatttttgaaatttcataTAATATGGTTGGAAAGCAAACTTTATGGAGGATAAAATAAAGCAGGAATCATTCTATTTTGATAGCCAGTTAGCTGCGGAAGAGTTAGAAAAGTATACTGGCTAGCCAGGTCACCTTTTTGGGTGCTGACTTGCCCCTTATTCAACGTTATGTAGCTAGGTAGGTATCTACTAAAGCTAGCTAAATTTCACTTTAGGCAAATTGAATGAAGTGAGATTGTAAACCTAAACTGTTTTCAAAAAACTGACAAACCATCGACCTAACACATATCAGGATATATCATGGAATTTCCAAAAGCTTCTAAATAAATTTCAAAGCTATCCTGTCAATACTATATCTAAGATCtgtattttaattcatttattgcGTGGTATTGTATGCAATCTACAATTCAACAGTACAGGTTTCAACTCCCACAAAAAATGCGTTGGTCAGGTAAGTAGCGTTAAAAATGAGCTGGGCGCACTTGATAATAATCCATATTAAGGCTCACAAAGGGCTCTGACATTTGTGAAAAGAGACCATGCTGACTTCAGCAACATTCTAAATAACCTTCAAGCTGTAGGGTTTTTTGTTCCACCTAACTTGCCTTTTTCCTTGACGTTAACAAgaaatgaaatacatttcagAACTTAAAAATTTGAAGCCACAAGTTGTTGTATGCGTGCTTTTAGAGATGGTTTCCACAAGCAATTATATACGTTCTTTCAATGTGCTGTCCGAGCTGTTTAAACCACAAGTTGTATATACGTGCTATGTTAAGTGCCACTTCCCATTGCCAATTTTCAGGCTTTAAGAGGAATTGCAATAACAAAAACCGTTCTTGTTCCATGTTATTAATAAAGAGATAAGCATTTATCTATCTAGATCCAGACTTTAAATACGCTAATTCTACTCTCTGATTATAAAGAAAATACGTCAACCAAGCGTGTTTTCAAGTTGTATCTCAAATTGATCCTGATTCATATCGTGGCACGAAAACTGTTTTCATAACACCAAACCACACTTCGACCAAATTTCATCGATATCATTGGACGAAAGTTGAGAATAAAATACGTCCACAGACACGAATAAGTTAAACAACCATGAAAATAAAGTCCGATTGCGGTATAAGTCCACTTTGCTTTTTTAGATGAAATGCGCATAATTagatttccacaaaagtttaaaataaactaACATCACGCACGTAAAGAACggtaaaaaatgcatttaaacGAAACTAAAACGATACATCAGCAGGTACATTGAGTTTGGATGATGAGTGATCCGACATATTTAAACAGTTTGTTTCGCCGCACTATTTTTTGCTAATGTGAATGACAGGGTCTGGAACGGCTCCGAAGCGAAATCTTATTGAATGTGAGAATGGtagtaaaagtaaaacaaaaatcaaattttccACTACAACTATTTTGTTAGAAACATTTTGCAGAACCACATACTACATCATAAAACTCGTACGTGTGTAAAATGTTAAATCTTATCTTATCGTTACCATGCTAATGTACCTAATAACCCTCTACTTTTATGTTAATGCATTCCTTTTTATATAAACGATTGATTCTTCGCGCTTCGCTCCAATTATTTTTACTTGTTTAGGAAAAAAATCATAGCCAAAATAGTTTATCGTTTACATAttggtttgtttattttttaaagtatttattttatttataccaaTTATTTTAAATCTTCCGCAATTGCTTAAAATTGTAGCTATTCTTGAGGCGATTGTGCAATTTTGTAATCGTTTACAAAACAGGAATGGGCTAGCCTGGTGCACGAAATTCATGTTTGGATATTTAATATCCCGAACATGATGTTACGGATACACGACAAACTTTTACGCTTTCATCAATAAATATGCTCCGAATTGAGCTTTATCGGGAGACATGCTAAAATTGATGCCACTATCTGCAGTAGCTATTGAAAGGTCATCATCTTTCGTCAGTTTGACGATACGCGCAATGTATTTGGTACAGTACGTTTGACATGCACTGCGAGGGACGGTTGCATTTACTATTTTCGATAGACGATTTTTTCTGACATAGAATTGTAGAACGTCTTTGCGGAAGTCCTTATTTTCAGAAAAGAACATCTAAAAAGCAATTGAAACATTTTGTAAAAGTTATATTTTGATATTAAATAATTTAGATATAGATTGGCCTTTTGCCTTACCTGCGCGTAAACATAGTAGTAACCAGAAGATTTTATGATAATGTAAGAATCTTGAAAACTGGATATATTACCAGTTTGTAGAGTCGTCTTCCAATTATAGATAGCGGTATCTAAAATGAAGAAAAGTATCGTAAACGGTGTTGTTTTTTGTAAAGTTATTCCTTAAATTCACCAGATCTATATACCTTTCTGTGATTGTTGTTTTTGGTAGTTTCTACCCACCATCTGGATAGCTGCAAATGGtttctgaaaaatatgttaaacatgTAATTTAATAGACAACCTTACGTCTTTAAATGTTTAGTTTTGATCACATcattttaatgaaatttttcaaatttctgcTTAATCTATAAAATTCATTGATATTAAATCGTTTCAGAGTATTTCGATTGCATTTATGTATTGGTATTTTTATTAGACTGATTAATTAACTTGCAGCTTAACTCCCACTAAAACAACATAATCTCAATATAGCATTTgtattatttctatttatttccGGATTTACATTTTAAGAGGGCACAAAGATAACACAAACAAGGTTAAACAAGCACACTTGCATGCAAATCTGATCGCCACTTGAATAAGTCTCTTGTGTGAAGTGCAACAATTAAAGTAATTTTGACGTCATTACGTTGCTCATCGGCAAAATTATAGAAATTCTAAAATAAGACTAAAACAATTTGTACCAAAGTGGGTAAAATTTATAGTTTTGACGTTGGATTTGTTGCTTTATTCGAAACTAAGTCGCTGGAATCATACAGGGGGTATAAATCCCCTACCTACCGCTCGACCCTTTCCACTAGCACACCTCTGAGCAGCGTACTGACGTGAAAATCGGATTAAATCCGAAAtaagtttaaacaaaaaaacaagagtTTTAATATAGCGGGGGAGCAGTGACTTAagtagagaaaaaattaaaggtaaaaTTTCTGGATTTACAATACGTATTTCTAAaacgaatatttttttgttcactACAAATATATTATGAACATTTTAAGATTAAGTGGGAGGCCAGTTTTAAATTTCTGAACTTAATGAATTACTTTAGCAGCTGATTCGACTGCTTCGTCCAGTTGACAGCTGTTTCGTAAGAAATTAATtctaaagggggattttcacgaagggAATTCAACTGCGAATTCGACGgcaaattgtatctgagcatgcgcagttttgtttgttttgattttgcatcgaaatattcgcttcgctgaaaagtagaaacagttcctactttttcgcggctaaaggttaagttgctagtttttgaccaatcagaacgcggttaactaatgtaaacaatgaatttggcgccaaatttattttgtcgtgaaaattaaaaagcgaattcgccatcgaattcgccgtcgaatttgccgttcaattcgcttcgtgaaaatcccccttaaaaCAGCTTACGTCTCCTTTAGCTAAGTGTTTTTCTTTCAGAAACTGAAACGATGTCCTCGATTTCAAAAAGGCGCCACATGAAGTAGTAACAGAAACAAAAACTTGACAACGAAAAATATACctaaaaaattactaaaaacgGGAATAACAAATTCAACATAGAGCGAAACAAATGAATTGAAAGGGTACTGAACGATAAGGcatgcaaaaatttaaaaatcttcaaaacGAAAGTCTCCTTAAAAGGGCGCCAAAATTTAGTGTTAGCCTTTCTTTACTTTAGTCAGGTTTTTTAAAGTGTTCTGGGGAAAGAGCTATTCCACGAGAAAGCAAAGCGAAAATTTAATTACTACTTACTAATTTTTGAAGTTTGTTCTTAATTTACTAAGTCAgctataaaaatatgaaaacgcCTTTTCATTCCCATATCTTGGAaagaaaataggaaaaaattgtATAACAAGTCGTttgcccgtagaaaaatccacgagttcgTGTCTGGCTACTGCGgttactattttgcgtgacagacagacgaatACGGGTATAATACAGACTGAAAATGTTGCAGTTTATTGGTTATCTATTCATTGGTTCAGAAAAAAAGCTCGTTTTTGTGAAGAGCTCAAATTGAAATTTCCTTTAAATTTCTCATAAAAAGTGCGAATGTTCTAGCTTTGAGTGAAATTATGACACTGGCCGCAAGTATAATgtgttttttcttcatttaataatatttaagaaTAGCTGTAGGCCGGTTGAGAAAGTCCGCCAGTTTGCCCATTGTTAAAATTCCTCGCAAATTCgcctgcaaaaaataaattgtataaGAAAATATTGCATTTGCTATTCTATGTGTCCTTAGCACGAACACgagtattattatagagatagagATGTTATACCTTCTCCGGAGCCTGTGTAACTTTGGTCCGGTTCCTGGTTTCTTTTTTGAACTGTTGAAAAATTTTCGTGTAATTCGATAACAACTTAGCGTAAAGGTGCAATTTTTTCTGATCGATAGGAGCTGAATACGATACTTGTGATAATATTTCTTGTAGGTGATCTTCTTTTGCCTGTAATCTTTCAAGCCCTTTCTCTAATTCCTTCTCTGAATTTGTGTACATGTAACCAACCAAAGATAGCAAAGAGATAAACAGAAACGAAAAAACAAGAGGGAGACATAACCTCTTAAAATATGAATTCCTTGCTTCTTCTTTAAATGACACAGAatgcattttttacatttagtaTTATAACTTATCCtgtcataaacttttttttacagcTCTTgtctacatttaaaaaaatttaaagcttcTGTACAAGATGTATAAACATTCTCAAAAAATTCTCCGAAGAAGAGTTTgcttattaaatatttaaaactcgATGCTGGTAATGTTAAATGAGAATTATTATTACAACAATAAAATAGATTTTCTTGGAAGTTTATACAtctataacaaacaaaaaacaaaagggAAAGTTATAAAAAGCAATAAAGGTTTATTTGTATTAGCATTCAAACTGAAATGATTAAATCACGTGTGTCCTTAAAGGCGCATAATCACActtatcgaaaaaaattaaaatatacattttatttatttatttcaaagttcagacgGAGTTATGACTTTCCTGAAAGTTTGAGGATGTAAAACAtactagaaatggaaataatggcACATTAATATCTagaatttattgtttttgttttccagccgccatatttaacgatcttgttgatctcttatttTTGTCTAATAAGCGAGCCGTCGCAAAATGTTCGTGTGAAACCGTAGGTAAACAAACGGCCTCAACTTTAAATGAGCTCTGAGATGGAGTTCGATAAAATCAACGAAAGTAAAACTCGTTAATTGACGCCTTTAATAATTTATGTCATAAAATTTTAATGTATGCAcattttcttaaaagaaaaCGGGGGAATAGAATTATATGAATTCTTTATAGGTTTGCCTTTTCATAGTTAAATAGtaaatatttcttgggtttaaggcaataaataatatttactaATTAGAATTATATGCTTCCATGTTTATACTAAGGAgatgtttttatctttttaaatgtTCAACCGGAAATTCTTATATTTCAagcattttctcttttttcaaaatgttgtaATTTTTCGCAAGATCACGACAAAGGATTCTGCTTTGAATGGtttattttcttacattttggTATATAAAGATCATTTTTTAGTTAGAATTAAACGATTCTTAAAAAATTCACATACTGTGCTATCATAAAtagtataaatattttatttaaaaccatttattttttctatagGTCAACCACTAATCTGTTCAAACAGTGGGAATTCTAAGACGACATATTATGTTAGAAacgcaacctcgtttccagcgcctgttgtctctttttatctGGGGATTTTTATCAGGTACAGGATTTGAAACAAAAGTCCCACACGTTTAGCGTATGTTATTGTTGGTATCTAACAAGTTGCATATATCAAAACTAGGCGAAGGATCTCTCCCCTGCCTGCTACTACCCTGGTTTTTCCCCTGTGAATCAGGTAAATTCTTGTCTGTTTACACAAGTTTTATTTCTTTCTCAATCAAACTGGACTTTTGTTCAAAGACGCTACATCACTTTCTCTTTAGTTCTTACTAAGAGGGGTTTTCCAGAACATGATGAGCCTAGACCGAAACTGAACTTTTCTAACAATTATAATTCCCTCCCCATTCCCATCcacgccccccccccccaaaaaaaaaaaaaaaaaatagctcCAATCTAGTTACCAAAGTGCAGTGAACTCTCCCTATTTCGACTACTCTTTATCTTAAACATCTCGGTCTCGCTTCCTTGAAGATTTGTTTAGGTTCTAAGCTATTTTCCTCTATCTCAAACCTCTCTATATCAAatacctctctatctcgaacctaAATCTCAGTCCCGTCTGATTATTTCTTTCTCTTTGTCGAACTTCTTCGCAATTAAGGGcctatttacactaaaaatcgaattaaaatgtTCGATTTGGGGACGAAAATGTTTGATGTTTGGATTCTAAGGTAGATCAAGACATTATGTAGTGTTTATACTGAATCAGAAATCTTTATGAAGATGTCGGCTGTGAAACGCAAACTCAATAATTTCTCTTGGTTCAAAAATGCAATTCGAAAAATTGAGAAAAGAatgattaacaaaaaaattttaaaatccccCAAAACACAAATTCAACATGAATGAAGAACAAAGTTAAAACCATGTCTACATTATATCGGATAGGTTTTGTGTCGATAAAAAATCATATCGGATAGGTCTTCTGTTTACACTATACACTGTGTTTTGCAGCATGATTTCTATTCCGGATAGGTTTTGCAACGCAATGTATGTACCGGATAGGTTTTTATAAGTATGTACCGGATAGGTTTTTGTAACGCCATATTTTCTAGTGTGATCAGTTAAATGGCATGATTTTCATGCCGAAtacttgttttttgtgtttattttaccaTTTTACACACGTTTTTTTCCGAGATTGTGGAGGAAATAATATTTCTATTTTATGGACTGCAAAACATGTAAGCTGTTCAGTTGTTATTCACCACCGAAATTTTAACAGCATCCTAACAAATACACGAAGAGATAGACTTCTCAGACTTGCTTGTTTGAATGAACTGTAATCGATGTCATAGGAAAGCGTTCCTCCAGGCCAATGAAACAAATAGtgggttttttttaagttttgaacCTTCGTGCTTATATTCAGAAAAACGATACCCAATTCCACGATTCCTCCGGTAAGAATCGTGGTATTTCGAATTTTGTATTTTGAATCCAAGTTTTGATTAATTTCTGCCTTTTTCCTAGAACTCTGTGGGACATGTTCTTTTAAACTTCGACTTTGAGATTGCTTGGTAGTTTCTGATGGCTCTTTTGCTGATTGACTTGTTTGTGATGATGGCAATTGCGATGAATACTTGAATACTTTTTGCAAAGACGTTCGTTTTCCAGATATTGAGAGTATTTTGccggtgtttttttaaaaattttggcacCATTTCTGCTTTCTGATCCTCtcttttgacttttttaattCACCCATTGCTTCCCGATATTTTTGGATACTTCTGAGTTGGTCAGTCCACTGTACATTCCACCTCACGATCCTAAGAAAAATATGTGAGAAAATAAATCAttcaggggcggatccaaaCCCCGTCAAATGGGTCAAAGGACGGGGTTCAAAAATAACAAGTATAGTTTatctaattttcaaatatttagtaCTAACCAGTAATATTTGGGGCGTGTAATAATGTATTCATTTGAGCGCtcatcaatataaaaattaataatattgcCGCCGCTGCTGCTGCCGTGTGTATGGTCGCGCGGTGGTGGCGGTGGCGCGCGTTATGGCATCAGCTTCATTTTCGTTGCGAAGACAGGGCGCAAAGATGGCTAGACCTAATCTTTAATGGTGGATAGAAAAATATAGACTTTGTTCTGCAGGTTTTTGACGGAGCAATGAGGTTATTCTTAACTCTTATTGGTCTAGAGTGCCGGGTTTGCAGGAGAAGAACACCGGCAGGATTTGATTGGTCCTTACAGAAGTTTTCTTAAGCTGTGATTGGCTAAAAATCAATACCCTGCAAAAGCCAAAATTCTCACGCTAGTCTTCATCTTCATATCTTCCTCAACATTATTGCTCAACATGGCGTTTAGTTCAGTGAGAGaagatgttttgaaattatttcaagacgaagatttgcagaaattgattgaaatatttaatatttattctgAGAAAtggataaattcaaataaaaatgtgtttttaaacacAGAACAGCTTTATGCTGTACTTTCTTGCGGAGAAATTGGTGTGAATGAAGATGCTTTGAAATATCTTCCTGCATCAGTTTCTtccaagaattgtgttgcattgaggtaagattttattttctgtaatttccATTTCTGATTATTGCTGACCATTTGTTACCATAGTAATTAAGTGTACATCACTATGTCATCACCATGAACTActtatggctagctagctagctacatgtattcgtggtttttgttttgattattacTCTTGGAGAGCTAGCAACCGTATCTATGGTAGCTAGCTGGCATGTGTGTGTGGAATTAATAA is a genomic window of Hydractinia symbiolongicarpus strain clone_291-10 chromosome 14, HSymV2.1, whole genome shotgun sequence containing:
- the LOC130625751 gene encoding tumor necrosis factor ligand superfamily member 13B-like, which encodes MHSVSFKEEARNSYFKRLCLPLVFSFLFISLLSLVGYMYTNSEKELEKGLERLQAKEDHLQEILSQVSYSAPIDQKKLHLYAKLLSNYTKIFQQFKKETRNRTKVTQAPEKKPFAAIQMVGRNYQKQQSQKDTAIYNWKTTLQTGNISSFQDSYIIIKSSGYYYVYAQMFFSENKDFRKDVLQFYVRKNRLSKIVNATVPRSACQTYCTKYIARIVKLTKDDDLSIATADSGINFSMSPDKAQFGAYLLMKA